From Campylobacter showae:
ATGACCGATTTGTTCTTGCCTTTGTAGGCTAAAATGGTAGTCGCGTGAAACACTTATTCACCCTCGACGTCTAGTTTTAGCGTGGCGCGCACGGCATGGCCGAGTTTGACGTCCACTTCGTAGATGCCTGTCGCTTTTATCGTATGCGCGAAGTCAAACGCCTTTTTATCTACGACTAGATGATGATTTTTTTCTAAAGCTTCTGAAATTTCATCCTTCGTTACCGCACCAAATAGCGCTCCGTTTGCTCCGAGCGGCTTTTTAACCTTGAGCGTGATTTTTTCGATCTCGGATTTTAGCTTTTCTATATTTGCGATCTCGTATTTTAGCTCCTCGGCCTTGCGTTTTTGTTCGGCTTCGTACTGGCGCAAGACATCTGGAGTCGCAGCTTTAGCAAAGCCTTTACCGATTAGGAAGTTATTTCCGTAACCTTCTTTTACCTCTTTGATTTCGCCGGCTTTTCCGAGCGATTTTACGTCTTTTATTAGTAGTACTTTCATTTTTATCCTTTATTTAGTTAAATTTGCGCCCATTTTTGCGCCC
This genomic window contains:
- the rplI gene encoding 50S ribosomal protein L9, whose product is MKVLLIKDVKSLGKAGEIKEVKEGYGNNFLIGKGFAKAATPDVLRQYEAEQKRKAEELKYEIANIEKLKSEIEKITLKVKKPLGANGALFGAVTKDEISEALEKNHHLVVDKKAFDFAHTIKATGIYEVDVKLGHAVRATLKLDVEGE